The genomic interval ACAGGAATCCGGCCTCGCCGGAGGTGATGCTGGCGAGCGGCAACTGCGCCAGCGCACCGAGCGCAAGCGCGCCGACGATGACGGCGTCCGCGGTTTGATCGGCAAAGGCCGTGCTCAGCGCGTTGCCGATCGACCAGAACAGGGCGGCGAGACAGAGGCCGCCGACGATGATCCCCATCGAGAGCCAGCAGGCGATGATCATGCCGTCGATGGGCATCGCGCCCGCCGAGCCAACGTCCGTGATCGTGAAGCCGGAGCCGAACAGCGAGGAGTCCGGCAACTTCCACAGCGTGACGAATTCCTCGAGGCGCTCCTGCGCGCTGCCGTCCTGGGTGCCTTCGCCGAGGGTCGAGAGGCGCTCGCCGACGACGTCGCCGAACGGCGTCAGCGTCGCGGCCAGCACCAGCGCGACCGCGGTCCCGATCAGGATCATGCTGGCCCGCCGCCGCGTCGCGGAGAACAGCAGGCAAAACAGAATGCCGACGGCGAGCGAGATCCACGCCGTACGGTAGAGCGACAGCAGCAGCCCAAGGCCCGCCGGCAACGCGATCAGCAGGGCCGGCCAGCGCTTCTGCGAGAAGGCGAGCAGGAACAGCCCGACCGCGGTGAAGCTCGCATAGCTCGCCGGCGAGTTCATGGTGCTGAAGGAGCGAACGCCGTAGGGAATCGGCTGGCCGATCGACAGGATCGGCGCAAGCTGCATCCAGTACTGGTCCCATGCCGGCGGATCGACGTATTGATAGATGGCGTAGAGCCCCGTCACGGGCAGGATGACCAGAAATGCCGCCGTCGCGGCGTCGATCACTTCGCGCCTATTAGCGCTCAGCATCAGCACCGACGCATAGAGCAGCGGCGCCAGCCATTTCAGCGTGCCCGAAGCGGCATTGTTCCAGTCGGCCTGCGCCATGGACAGCATCCCGGCATAGATCACCGAGCAGGCGACGATGCCGAGCGGCCAGAACCATTTTGCCGGCACGTCCTCGGTCTCCAGCAGCCGCGGCAGATATAGCACGGGAACGAGGATCGCGAGCAGCGGCCCGATCAGCATCAGGCCGAGCGTATCGAAGCCGATCGCGAGATCAACGAGCCGGCGCACGAAGGGCGCGAACGTGAAGAGCACCAGCGCGGCCTGCAAATGCGCCGCGGCGCCCTGACGCCACGCATACCAGCCGACCGCACCGCAGCCGAGCACGAAGACCAGCCGCGACAAACCGCCGAGCACGCCACCGAGGCCGGCGATGACCGCCAGCAAGAGCACGGCCGCGAGCCAGCCCGGCAGCGGCCACACGCCCTGCCGTTGCGACGAGGCCAGGCTCGCGCTCATGTCGCGGCTCCCGTCTGCGCCTTGCGGATCACGAGCCCGATCGTGTCGAGCATCTGTTTCAGGCTGTAGTGCACGCGCGCGCGGACGGAGGCATATTCGAGCTGGCCGGAGAGCTGCTCGGGTTTTGCCAGCACGCCTGCTATTGCGTCGGCGAGCGCAGCGGCGTCGTTGGGCGGCACCAGCGTGCCGGCCTTGCCGCCCTCGAGGATGTCGGGCGCTGCACCGGAATTGGTGGCCACCACGGGCACGCCCGCCAGCATGGCTTCGACGAGGGTGCGACCGAACGGTTCCGGATCGATCGACGGATGCACCATGACGTCGACGGCCTTCATCAATTTCGGCACGTCGTTGCGATGACCGAGGAAGCGGATGCGATCCTCCACTCCCAGTTCGGCAACCAATCTGGTCAGCCGCGCTGCATAGTCCTGTTCCCCAAACAGCGCATCGCCCACGATGATGCAGTTCACACCGGCAAGTTTTGCAACGGCCTCGACCAGCACATGCTGGCCCTTCCAGGCGGCAAGGCGGCTGAACACGCCGACCAGCGGACCTGCGGGCAGGCCGAGCCTTTGCCGGAGTTCGCCGGGCGAGCTCGGATCCGGCTGAATGGCAAGGCCGTTCGGCACGACGTCGATGAGCTCGCGCCGGCCGCCTGCCTCGATGAACGCGGTGGCGGCAACCTCGGAGGGGACGATCACCTTCGTCGCGCAGGCGTTTGCGAGCAGCACCTGGGCCCGCCGCTGCGCTGCACCGAAATGATCGGAGCTGATGATGTCGTGCAGGTGCCAGATCAGCGGGCGCCGCGCAATCACGCTTGCGATCGCCGACAGGATGAAGGCCTTCTGTGAATTGGCATAGACGATGTCATGCCGGCGCGCGGCACGCGCGATCTCGAACACGATTGCCGCCATGCGCCCCGCGAGCGGGAATGCGCTCAACGGCGAGCTGTCGCGATGGAACTGCGACAGGCCCTTGCCCCATTTCGACGCAATGAGATTGAGCCGCTTGTCAGCGATCGCCTTGCTCAGGGGTCCAGTCTCGAACAGGAAGACCGAAGACTGCTGCCGTCCATCAATGACGTCGAGCAGAATCAGCTCAGCGCCGCCGATCTGCCCGGTGTGATCCACGAACAGGACGCGCTCGCTCGACATCATCCTGCCCTGGCATATGCTTCGGTCGGGATGAACGCCGGCTGATAGGCGTGGCTGCGCTGGCTTTCCTCCATCGTCACCGCGATCACGACACTGCCCGCACCGAGCGCCTTCACCTCAGTGATGACAGGCGCGGCGCGCCCCATCAGCGAACCGTCGCCCTTCAGGCAGACGATGGTGTGGTCGATATCAGCGAGGTAGTTGCCGGCATTGAGCGGTATCGGGCTGTCGATCAGGACGACATCGTAGCTGCCGACATTGCCGAGCAGATCGACGAGTCTCCTGCCGAACAGCATATTCGCGGCCCGCGCGCCCACGCCGCCGGACACCAGCACATCGAGATTCGGCACCGCCGTCCGGACCACCGCATCGCGGGCCGTCATCGAGCCGGCGAGAACGCCGAGCAGGCCGACGCCGCCCTCGATGCCGAGCGCGGCTTCAAAAGCCGGATTGAGCACGTCGCATTCGACGGCGAGGACGCGACAGCCGAATGCCGCGAGATGCTCCGCCAGCGCCAGCGTCGTCACGGTCTTGCCTTCGCCCGCGGCAGGCGACGTCACGACGATGCGTTGCGCGCCCTCGGCACTGCCGAGGCGCAGACCGAGCTTGAGATTGTGCAGCATCCACTGGAAATCGTCGTCGCTGACCGCGAGCCGCAACACTTCGAGAATCGGCAGCTTCAGATGCGACTGGAGGATGCTGCTGACGGGCGAGGCCTGCTGCGGCTCACGCAGCCGCGGCAGGCGCGCAATGATCGGGGCTCCCGTCATGGCCGAAAGCAGCGAGGATCGCTCGACCGGCATCGCTACGGGCACCGCGGTCGGCGGCGGCTCGTCCTTGGTTGCGGCGGCGTTCGTCGTCCCGGCTGCATCGTCCGGACGTGCCGCGCGGGACGGCGCCGGCTGCTCCGCGGCTGCGGGGCTCGGGTTGAGCCGCTCCGCAAGGAGAGCGGCGACAACACCCAGGATCAACGCCAACGTCGAGCCGGCTGCGAGGAACGGCAGCTTCTTGGGGAAGAACGGCTTGTTCGGCAGCTCGGCCAGGCTGACGAGCCGCGTCGAGCCCTGCAGCACGCGCCGCTCGGTCTCCAGCTCGCTCGCCTTCTTGTAGAGCTCGGCATATTGCTGGCGCTTGATCTCAGTGTCGCGCACCATGCTCTCGATCGAGGCTTCGTCCAGAGTCGCCGATCCGGCCTCGGCCTTCGCCGTCTCCATCTGCTTCTTCAGCGACGCCACGAGGTTGTCGTTGGCGTCATAGGCCTTCTGGGCGCTGGCGGCGATGTTCT from Bradyrhizobium arachidis carries:
- a CDS encoding O-antigen ligase family protein, which encodes MSASLASSQRQGVWPLPGWLAAVLLLAVIAGLGGVLGGLSRLVFVLGCGAVGWYAWRQGAAAHLQAALVLFTFAPFVRRLVDLAIGFDTLGLMLIGPLLAILVPVLYLPRLLETEDVPAKWFWPLGIVACSVIYAGMLSMAQADWNNAASGTLKWLAPLLYASVLMLSANRREVIDAATAAFLVILPVTGLYAIYQYVDPPAWDQYWMQLAPILSIGQPIPYGVRSFSTMNSPASYASFTAVGLFLLAFSQKRWPALLIALPAGLGLLLSLYRTAWISLAVGILFCLLFSATRRRASMILIGTAVALVLAATLTPFGDVVGERLSTLGEGTQDGSAQERLEEFVTLWKLPDSSLFGSGFTITDVGSAGAMPIDGMIIACWLSMGIIVGGLCLAALFWSIGNALSTAFADQTADAVIVGALALGALAQLPLASITSGEAGFLFWTFAVLLTPRLAEGSAE
- a CDS encoding glycosyltransferase codes for the protein MMSSERVLFVDHTGQIGGAELILLDVIDGRQQSSVFLFETGPLSKAIADKRLNLIASKWGKGLSQFHRDSSPLSAFPLAGRMAAIVFEIARAARRHDIVYANSQKAFILSAIASVIARRPLIWHLHDIISSDHFGAAQRRAQVLLANACATKVIVPSEVAATAFIEAGGRRELIDVVPNGLAIQPDPSSPGELRQRLGLPAGPLVGVFSRLAAWKGQHVLVEAVAKLAGVNCIIVGDALFGEQDYAARLTRLVAELGVEDRIRFLGHRNDVPKLMKAVDVMVHPSIDPEPFGRTLVEAMLAGVPVVATNSGAAPDILEGGKAGTLVPPNDAAALADAIAGVLAKPEQLSGQLEYASVRARVHYSLKQMLDTIGLVIRKAQTGAAT
- a CDS encoding exopolysaccharide transport family protein, producing the protein MRHASVSEALSGLESLGRIWRRRRLFAAVFLGTIVLTIVALLVLPVRYLATASVIVAEQEPGVANASPAWAQKIGDPADLESQLLVIRSPRLMRIVMNAPGVLDAVTQECERGRLFGSGEACQRLRTDSTAFIELVDGHLTVSSAGRSRVINISYQSAIPEVAKTLANALTTAFLEDQRTEGANSREVATTWLWQELRQLDDQLRQADEKIQKFRRTKGLMRGANAPITSERLSSIGQQLSQAEAARAEAAARLQEIKSQQARGLTDAPSVLSSRTIADLKQQLTTVSSQLASATSVLGPRHPSIMALTREQGLIQQRLADEMQNIAASAQKAYDANDNLVASLKKQMETAKAEAGSATLDEASIESMVRDTEIKRQQYAELYKKASELETERRVLQGSTRLVSLAELPNKPFFPKKLPFLAAGSTLALILGVVAALLAERLNPSPAAAEQPAPSRAARPDDAAGTTNAAATKDEPPPTAVPVAMPVERSSLLSAMTGAPIIARLPRLREPQQASPVSSILQSHLKLPILEVLRLAVSDDDFQWMLHNLKLGLRLGSAEGAQRIVVTSPAAGEGKTVTTLALAEHLAAFGCRVLAVECDVLNPAFEAALGIEGGVGLLGVLAGSMTARDAVVRTAVPNLDVLVSGGVGARAANMLFGRRLVDLLGNVGSYDVVLIDSPIPLNAGNYLADIDHTIVCLKGDGSLMGRAAPVITEVKALGAGSVVIAVTMEESQRSHAYQPAFIPTEAYARAG